The following are from one region of the Arachis duranensis cultivar V14167 chromosome 10, aradu.V14167.gnm2.J7QH, whole genome shotgun sequence genome:
- the LOC107468132 gene encoding fasciclin-like arabinogalactan protein 12, producing the protein MKQSIIFSLLLVLLSPIFSTFTLAQSPAAAPKPPTKPKPAPAAPAAAPVKPLVPSLPQSPTSDTSSGEDIVKILRKAKNFNTMIRLFKTTQIINQVNAQLVTSKTGGLTIFAPDDGAFSNLKAGFFNSLSDRQQKALIQFHVLPVYVSSSNFDSLSNPVLTLASDSPNGYQLNVTAYGNSVNISTGVVNATLTGIVYSDKVLAIYHVDKVLIPLDFSKPKPIAPAPALAISPKADKDNSSAEDTDQGDSTKENSGALKLLGVQGTMLVSIGVAFAAALTIFS; encoded by the coding sequence ATGAAGCAAAGTATCATCTTTTCACTTCTTTTAGTACTACTTTCTCCCATATTTTCCACCTTCACTTTAGCACAATCACCTGCTGCAGCTCCTAAACCCCCAACAAAACCAAAACCTGCACCAGCAGCACCAGCTGCAGCACCAGTGAAGCCATTAGTCCCATCACTTCCACAGTCACCTACATCCGATACTTCTTCGGGCGAAGACATTGTCAAGATCCTAAGAAAAGCGAAGAACTTCAACACAATGATCCGTTTATTCAAGACCACCCAAATCATCAACCAAGTGAATGCACAACTGGTGACATCAAAGACAGGAGGCTTAACCATCTTCGCACCGGACGATGGTGCCTTCTCTAATCTCAAAGCAGGGTTCTTCAACTCCCTAAGCGATCGCCAACAAAAGGCATTGATACAATTCCATGTTCTTCCGGTTTACGTATCAAGCTCAAATTTTGATTCTCTTAGCAACCCTGTTTTGACTCTGGCCAGTGATAGCCCCAATGGTTACCAACTTAATGTGACTGCATATGGTAACAGTGTGAATATCTCAACTGGGGTAGTGAATGCAACACTCACAGGGATTGTTTACTCTGATAAGGTGCTTGCTATTTACCATGTTGATAAGGTGCTTATTCCCTTGGATTTCTCAAAGCCTAAGCCTATAGCTCCGGCACCGGCTTTGGCGATATCACCAAAAGCTGATAAGGATAACTCCTCTGCAGAAGATACTGATCAGGGAGATTCAACAAAGGAGAATTCTGGGGCATTGAAGTTGCTTGGTGTGCAAGGAACAATGTTGGTGTCAATTGGTGTTGCTTTTGCTGCAGCACTAACGATTTTCAGTTGA
- the LOC107468093 gene encoding fasciclin-like arabinogalactan protein 11, whose translation MKITNLKQQQPLFFSVTFLLLSLALTTTTLAQLSPTQPAPSPPTTTTPSPGFSTVPLVPVSPSGAPIAAAPKAPTIDIIQILKKAKRFSVLIRLLETTQLINQLNSQLVTSGSGGLTLFAPEDTAFSKLKPGFLNSLSDRKKVELLQFHTLSSFISISNFDTLTNPVQTQAGDDPQRLQLNVTTYGGSQVSMTTGAVKASITGTVYTDSKLAIYQVDKVLLPLDVVLPAKAPAPAPAPGKAKADKTKPSSSSSSSSGEGKASPTEGSSNGGESKGMWMGVVLVVVVGVTTIIG comes from the coding sequence atgaagATCACAAATTTAAAACAACAACAacctctcttcttttctgtcaCATTTCTACTGCTATCACTAGcactcaccaccaccaccttagCACAACTCTCCCCAACCCAGCCCGCTCCATCTCCGCCTACAACCACCACACCATCCCCAGGATTCAGCACAGTCCCCCTTGTACCGGTTTCACCAAGCGGCGCACCCATCGCAGCGGCCCCAAAAGCCCCCACCATTGATATCATCCAAATCCtgaagaaagcaaaaagattcTCCGTCCTCATCCGCCTCCTGGAAACCACACAACTCATCAACCAGCTCAACTCGCAGCTCGTAACTTCTGGTTCTGGAGGGTTAACCCTCTTTGCACCCGAAGATACTGCCTTCTCAAAACTCAAACCAGGATTCTTGAACTCTCTGAGTgacagaaagaaggtggagTTGTTGCAGTTCCACACGCTCTCTTCCTTCATCTCTATCTCCAACTTCGACACGCTAACCAACCCGGTGCAGACGCAGGCCGGCGACGACCCTCAGAGGCTGCAGCTCAACGTAACCACCTACGGCGGCAGCCAGGTAAGTATGACCACCGGCGCCGTCAAAGCCTCCATCACCGGAACCGTTTACACAGACAGCAAACTCGCCATATACCAGGTGGACAAAGTGCTTCTCCCTCTCGACGTTGTGCTTCCCGCCAAGGCTCCGGCGCCGGCGCCGGCGCCAGGGAAGGCTAAGGCTGACAAAACCAAGCCATCCTCGTCGTCGTCGTCTTCCTCCGGTGAAGGGAAGGCTTCGCCCACAGAAGGTTCATCAAATGGTGGTGAATCGAAGGGAATGTGGATGGGTGTTGTTCTTGTTGTCGTTGTTGGAGTGACTACTATAATAGGTTGA